A region of the Methylobacterium nodulans ORS 2060 genome:
GCGCCGGCCCGTGGCCGGCGCGGAGATCGCGGCAATCGCGGATCCGGATGCCCGCGAGAACTGGCAGGTGGTGCTGGCCTTCCGCGACCGCCTCCTCGCCGCGCGCTCCGTCGAGGACGCCTATCTCGATCTCGTGCGGCGGGGCAGCGCCGGCACGCCGGCTTTGTTCCTCAACCAGCTCGTCCACCTGATCCTCCGCAATGCCCTCGACGGCTGCGACGATCCCTTCGTGCTGCGGGCGGGCGAGTTGTTCTTCCGGCCCCAGGCGGTCTCGACGGGCGAGAGCAGCCTGCTCCTGGCCGATGCCGAGATCGTCGAGATGGCGGAGGGAAACAGCCGCCCGTCGCCCCTCGTCGCCATGCTCGGCCGCGAGCCGATCGGCGAACTCGACGTGCTGACCGCCGACACCGCCTGGACCTATTGGAGCCGGTCGGACGCCTTCACGATGGCGCTCAACCTCGGCTCCGATCCGAACAGCCGCGAGGGGCTCGCCCGGGTGATCGAGGCCTGGGTGCGCCACCTGCTGCACCGGGAGGTGCGGGTGACGCCGCGCGCGCGCATCGAGGATAGCGACTGGCGCTGGTTCGTCGGCCTCGACGCCGAGGCGACACGCATCGGCAATGCGCTCTGGCGCGGAGAAACGCTCGACGAGGCCGCCCGCGCCCGCGTGCTCGCCCTGTTCACGCTGACCTTCGCCGACCCGGCCGGCATCGATCCGCGGGTCGGATCGCAGCCCGTCTACCTGCTGCTCGCGATGACGCCGGACCGCCGCGTGACCGTGAAGCCCCAGAACCTGATCGCCGGGCTGCCGATCGTGGGAGAGACCCTGTGACTGCCGTCGATCCCCCAGTGACCGGGACGCCGGCACCGATCGAGCCGCGCTTCGAGGTGGGCGTGATCGTTGCGAAGCGGCGGCTCAAGGGCCCCTGGGCCAGCCATGCCTGGCTCCCCGTCGCGGTGCTGCCCGGCCGACCGGACACGCCGCCCTGGACGCGCCTGACGGCGAGCGAGGCGGAGGAGACCTTCTACGCGGGCGCCCATGTGGTCGAGCTGCATCCGGCCGAGACCTCGCATTACGGCGACAACCTCGCCTCGGGCCGCCCCTCGCTGTGGATCGCGCTCCGGCAGGCGGGGCCCGAGACCTACGAGATCGCCACGGTGACGGCCGACCCGTACGAGGGCGAATCCCTCGCGGAAGGCATCGGCGAGATCGTCGAGGCGGTGCCGATGCCGCCCGAGTTGCAGGCCTGGCTCGCCGCCTACTACGCCGCCCACCACGTCGAGCGTCCCTTCGAGAAGCGCAAGCGCGACCGGGCCGACCCGGAGGCGCTGGCGCGTCAGATTCCGCGGCGGGAGGAGCGGTGATGAGCGGCGACTTCCTCGCCCGCTGGTCGCGCCGCAAGCGCGAGGCCGCACAGCCGGCTCAAGGATCGGTCAAGGAATCGGTCACGGAGTCGGTCGCGCCGCCGGCCGAGCCGGAGCTTCCGCCCGAGGAGCTGGCGAAGCTCCCCTCCCTCGATGCCCTGACCCCGGAGACCGACCTGACGCCGTTCCTGCGCGCCGGCGTCCCGAAGCTGCTGCGCAACGCCGCGCTCCGCCGGATGTGGTCCCTCGACCCGGCCATCCGCGACTTCGTGAGCGAGGCCCGGGAATATGCCTGGGACTGGAACACCCCCGGCGCGGTGCCCGGCGCCGGCCCGCTCCTCTCGGTCGACAAGGTCGACGAGATGGTGGAGCGCATCTTCGGCCAGAGGCGGACACCGGTGGAATCCCCGACGGCCGCAT
Encoded here:
- a CDS encoding DUF3306 domain-containing protein → MSGDFLARWSRRKREAAQPAQGSVKESVTESVAPPAEPELPPEELAKLPSLDALTPETDLTPFLRAGVPKLLRNAALRRMWSLDPAIRDFVSEAREYAWDWNTPGAVPGAGPLLSVDKVDEMVERIFGQRRTPVESPTAASRGAAVSEPAEAPVEGPAVGAVPSPKADPGAGEAPAVPVMPTELLPELPPEPAGTAPEAAEKAAKPARTRRHGGAMPL
- a CDS encoding DUF6352 family protein — encoded protein: MTEFWVSSGHHLARRTEGGGLAVTDELLLAYLARPELVPPEEACAAEQSLHARLSAAPRRPVAGAEIAAIADPDARENWQVVLAFRDRLLAARSVEDAYLDLVRRGSAGTPALFLNQLVHLILRNALDGCDDPFVLRAGELFFRPQAVSTGESSLLLADAEIVEMAEGNSRPSPLVAMLGREPIGELDVLTADTAWTYWSRSDAFTMALNLGSDPNSREGLARVIEAWVRHLLHREVRVTPRARIEDSDWRWFVGLDAEATRIGNALWRGETLDEAARARVLALFTLTFADPAGIDPRVGSQPVYLLLAMTPDRRVTVKPQNLIAGLPIVGETL
- a CDS encoding DUF3305 domain-containing protein, which encodes MTAVDPPVTGTPAPIEPRFEVGVIVAKRRLKGPWASHAWLPVAVLPGRPDTPPWTRLTASEAEETFYAGAHVVELHPAETSHYGDNLASGRPSLWIALRQAGPETYEIATVTADPYEGESLAEGIGEIVEAVPMPPELQAWLAAYYAAHHVERPFEKRKRDRADPEALARQIPRREER